The proteins below are encoded in one region of Sporosarcina sp. FSL K6-1508:
- the gyrB gene encoding DNA topoisomerase (ATP-hydrolyzing) subunit B, with amino-acid sequence MEEKDMQMAYDENQIQVLEGLEAVRKRPGMYIGTTSSRGLHHLVWEIVDNSIDEALAGYCDHIEVTIEKDDWIRVDDNGRGIPVGTQESTGRPAVEVIMTVLHAGGKFGGGGYKVSGGLHGVGASVVNALSETTEVFVRRDGEVHYIEFERGAVSKELSVIGKTEETGTRIRFKADPEIFTETTTYEYEILANRLRELAYLNRGLRITISDERDEEARSDIYYYEGGIKSYVEHLNKNKEPIHDEPIYIEGEKDGISIEIAMQYNSGYAENLFSFANNINTYEGGTHESGFKTALTRVINDYSRKNGVLKEADPNLSGDDVREGLTAIISIKHPDPQFEGQTKTKLGNSEVSTITNSLFSEGFQRFLLENPTTSRQIIDKSLMAARARLAAKNAREFTRRKSALEVSSLPGKLADCSSRDPAISELYIVEGDSAGGSAKMGRDRHFQAILPLRGKILNVEKARLDRILGNLEIRAMITALGTGIGEEFDLSKARYHKLVIMTDADVDGAHIRTLLLTFFFRFMRPLIEAGYVYIAQPPLYRVKQGKSEEYCYTEEELQEIIGRISPVPKPVITRYKGLGEMDATQLWDTTMDPDQRTLLQVHLEDAFDADSTFQQLMGDEVEPRRKFIEENAMYVQNIDT; translated from the coding sequence ATGGAAGAGAAAGATATGCAGATGGCATATGATGAGAATCAAATCCAGGTCTTAGAAGGACTGGAAGCTGTCCGCAAACGTCCAGGTATGTATATCGGGACAACAAGTTCTAGAGGACTTCATCATCTTGTATGGGAAATTGTCGATAATAGTATTGACGAAGCACTTGCAGGTTACTGTGACCATATCGAAGTGACAATTGAAAAGGATGATTGGATCCGTGTCGACGATAATGGTCGGGGAATTCCAGTAGGTACACAGGAATCGACTGGAAGACCAGCAGTTGAAGTCATTATGACGGTACTTCACGCCGGTGGTAAATTCGGCGGCGGCGGTTATAAAGTTTCCGGCGGTTTACACGGAGTCGGTGCATCAGTTGTGAATGCGTTGTCAGAGACGACAGAAGTATTTGTCAGACGTGACGGAGAAGTTCACTACATCGAGTTTGAACGCGGAGCCGTGTCAAAAGAGCTGAGTGTCATCGGTAAAACCGAGGAAACTGGTACAAGAATCCGCTTCAAGGCAGACCCGGAAATTTTTACAGAAACAACGACTTATGAGTATGAAATTTTAGCGAACCGGCTTCGTGAACTTGCTTACCTCAACCGTGGTTTACGGATTACGATTAGTGACGAGCGCGATGAAGAAGCACGAAGTGACATTTATTACTACGAGGGCGGCATCAAGTCGTATGTCGAGCACTTGAATAAAAATAAAGAACCTATCCATGATGAACCAATTTACATTGAAGGTGAAAAAGACGGAATTTCAATTGAAATCGCAATGCAATACAATAGCGGCTATGCAGAAAATCTGTTTTCATTCGCCAATAATATCAATACCTACGAAGGCGGTACCCACGAATCAGGTTTTAAGACAGCACTGACGCGTGTCATTAACGATTATTCCCGGAAAAATGGCGTGCTGAAAGAGGCTGACCCGAATTTATCTGGTGATGACGTACGTGAAGGACTGACGGCCATCATTTCGATAAAACACCCGGATCCCCAGTTTGAGGGTCAGACAAAAACGAAACTCGGTAACTCCGAGGTAAGTACAATCACCAACTCACTTTTCTCAGAAGGTTTCCAACGATTCCTGCTTGAAAACCCAACAACATCGCGTCAAATCATCGACAAGAGCCTTATGGCGGCACGCGCACGTCTTGCTGCAAAAAATGCACGTGAGTTTACGCGCCGGAAATCGGCACTTGAAGTGTCGAGTCTTCCAGGGAAATTGGCAGACTGCTCTTCACGTGATCCTGCTATAAGTGAACTGTATATTGTTGAAGGTGACTCGGCGGGCGGTTCAGCTAAAATGGGACGTGACCGTCACTTCCAGGCGATTCTTCCGCTTCGAGGTAAGATTTTGAACGTCGAAAAAGCTCGTCTTGACCGTATTTTAGGCAACTTGGAAATCCGTGCAATGATTACGGCGCTCGGTACAGGCATCGGCGAAGAATTCGATCTTTCAAAAGCACGCTATCATAAACTTGTCATTATGACCGATGCGGATGTCGACGGTGCCCATATTCGTACGCTTCTTTTGACCTTCTTCTTCCGATTCATGCGGCCGCTCATCGAAGCAGGGTATGTCTATATTGCCCAGCCTCCGCTTTACCGCGTGAAACAAGGGAAGAGTGAGGAGTATTGCTATACTGAGGAAGAACTCCAAGAAATTATTGGCCGTATCTCACCAGTACCAAAACCGGTTATCACTCGCTACAAAGGACTTGGAGAAATGGATGCCACGCAATTATGGGATACAACAATGGATCCCGATCAACGCACATTGCTCCAAGTTCATCTAGAAGATGCATTTGATGCGGATTCAACTTTCCAACAGCTAATGGGAGATGAAGTCGAACCGCGTCGTAAATTCATCGAAGAAAATGCAATGTATGTGCAAAACATAGATACCTGA
- the recF gene encoding DNA replication/repair protein RecF (All proteins in this family for which functions are known are DNA-binding proteins that assist the filamentation of RecA onto DNA for the initiation of recombination or recombinational repair.), with amino-acid sequence MYIERLALTDYRNYESLDLSFSPQINVLIGENAQGKTNIMEAIYVLSMAKSHRTSIDRELIRWDQDYGKIEGDIQRKYGRLPLELIISKKGKKARVNHLEQKRLSLYVGQLNVVMFAPEDLNLVKGSPQVRRRFLDMEIGQISPVYLHDLLTFQKVLKQRNAILKDNRGKLDFNDVMFDIYTEQYIQVAVQIIRKRFYFMELLQKWADPIHKGISRGLETLQVSYGTLKELDSGQTAEQMESILGQRLLEVRRRELERGMTLIGPHRDDLHFYVNGYDIQTYGSQGQQRTTALSLKLAEIELVKQEVGEAPVLLLDDVLSELDDYRQSHLLNTIQGEVQTIVTTTNIAGIDHETIRQADIFEVAAGEVTKKET; translated from the coding sequence ATGTATATTGAACGGCTTGCGTTAACCGATTACCGGAACTATGAATCACTCGACCTTTCATTTTCCCCGCAAATTAATGTGTTGATTGGTGAAAATGCTCAGGGTAAAACAAACATCATGGAAGCCATCTATGTACTTTCCATGGCAAAATCGCATAGAACTTCAATTGATCGTGAATTGATACGCTGGGACCAAGATTATGGTAAAATAGAAGGGGACATACAACGTAAATATGGACGACTGCCATTAGAACTGATCATTTCAAAAAAAGGCAAGAAAGCACGTGTCAATCATCTAGAACAGAAACGTCTTAGCCTGTACGTCGGTCAATTGAATGTCGTCATGTTTGCTCCTGAAGATTTGAATCTCGTAAAAGGTAGCCCCCAGGTGAGAAGGCGTTTTCTGGATATGGAAATCGGCCAAATTTCACCTGTCTATTTACATGACCTTTTAACATTTCAAAAAGTACTTAAACAACGCAATGCTATTTTAAAAGACAATCGTGGGAAATTGGATTTCAACGATGTCATGTTTGATATTTATACAGAGCAGTATATTCAAGTAGCTGTCCAAATTATTCGCAAACGATTTTATTTCATGGAACTTTTACAAAAGTGGGCGGATCCAATCCATAAAGGTATTTCCCGCGGACTCGAAACCCTTCAAGTTTCATATGGGACATTAAAAGAGCTCGATTCCGGACAGACTGCAGAACAGATGGAGTCGATACTGGGTCAACGCTTACTTGAAGTGAGACGACGTGAGTTAGAACGTGGCATGACGTTGATTGGACCGCATAGGGATGACCTCCACTTTTACGTCAACGGTTACGATATCCAAACGTATGGATCGCAGGGACAGCAGCGAACAACGGCGCTGTCCCTTAAACTTGCGGAAATAGAACTTGTAAAGCAAGAAGTTGGAGAAGCACCTGTCCTCCTTTTAGATGATGTCTTATCTGAACTTGACGATTACCGGCAATCTCATCTCCTGAACACGATTCAAGGAGAAGTGCAGACAATCGTCACGACGACGAACATAGCAGGGATTGACCATGAAACCATTCGTCAGGCAGACATATTTGAAGTTGCAGCAGGTGAAGTTACGAAGAAAGAAACTTGA
- the dnaN gene encoding DNA polymerase III subunit beta, which produces MKFEIMRDKLLDGLSDVMKAISQKVAIPILTGIKIEVDEKGMTLTGSDSDITICTFIPAEDNGEQIIHVTEKGSIVLQAKVFSEIVRKLPTNDVTIEVANGLQTHIQSGKSEFHLIGLDPEDYPVLPDVKDEYLFSLPADLMKSIIRETVFAVSQQETRPILTGVKWEAKDGGLACVATDSHRLARRLTVPEEMPEVPFSVVIPGKSLQELNKILPDSGELVDIVIADQQVLFKTRGVLFYSRLLEGNYPDTSRLIPLEYKTSVTVNGRLLLQAIDRASLLAREERNNIVRFSADEGNVIEISSNSPEVGKVEELVEAIGVTGEGLNISFSAKYMMDALKAIDGQDITIQFTGAMRPFILKSVDDDSILQLILPVRTY; this is translated from the coding sequence ATGAAATTTGAAATTATGAGAGACAAGCTGCTTGATGGATTAAGCGATGTAATGAAAGCGATCAGTCAAAAAGTTGCAATTCCAATTTTGACTGGAATCAAGATCGAAGTGGATGAAAAAGGAATGACGTTAACAGGAAGTGATTCCGATATAACAATCTGCACATTTATACCAGCTGAAGATAATGGTGAACAGATTATTCATGTCACGGAGAAAGGCAGTATCGTACTGCAAGCGAAGGTTTTTAGCGAAATTGTTCGAAAACTGCCGACTAATGACGTAACAATTGAAGTTGCAAACGGACTCCAAACACACATTCAATCAGGAAAGTCAGAGTTCCATTTGATTGGATTAGACCCTGAGGATTATCCCGTCTTACCAGATGTAAAAGATGAATATCTATTTTCATTACCCGCAGATTTGATGAAGTCTATCATCCGAGAAACCGTCTTTGCAGTATCTCAACAGGAAACAAGGCCGATACTGACAGGTGTTAAGTGGGAAGCAAAAGATGGAGGACTTGCCTGTGTAGCTACAGATAGCCACAGATTGGCAAGAAGGCTGACTGTACCGGAAGAAATGCCAGAGGTTCCATTCAGTGTAGTCATTCCTGGTAAAAGTCTTCAGGAATTGAACAAAATCCTGCCTGATAGCGGGGAACTTGTGGATATTGTTATTGCGGATCAACAAGTATTATTCAAAACGCGTGGCGTTTTATTCTATTCACGTTTACTGGAGGGCAATTACCCAGATACTTCCCGTCTTATTCCGCTTGAATATAAAACGTCGGTTACCGTAAATGGGCGCCTTCTTCTTCAAGCAATTGATAGAGCTTCACTTCTGGCACGTGAAGAACGAAATAACATTGTTCGTTTCTCGGCAGATGAAGGAAATGTCATTGAAATCTCTTCGAATTCACCAGAAGTAGGTAAAGTAGAAGAATTGGTAGAAGCAATTGGCGTGACAGGTGAGGGTTTGAATATCTCTTTCAGTGCCAAATATATGATGGACGCATTGAAGGCAATTGATGGACAGGACATAACGATTCAATTTACAGGAGCAATGCGGCCGTTCATCCTAAAATCAGTCGATGATGACTCGATATTGCAACTTATTCTCCCTGTACGGACATACTGA
- the yaaA gene encoding S4 domain-containing protein YaaA, translating into MENLTIDTEFITLGQLLKMANVISSGGMAKWFLDEHIVYVNGEEEQRRGKKLRDGDIIKIQDIGTYKVIGLPDGQTDVY; encoded by the coding sequence ATGGAAAATCTAACGATTGATACAGAGTTCATAACTCTTGGACAACTATTGAAAATGGCAAATGTAATTAGTTCAGGCGGTATGGCTAAATGGTTCCTTGATGAACACATCGTCTATGTTAATGGCGAGGAGGAACAACGACGAGGTAAAAAACTTCGCGATGGTGATATTATCAAAATTCAAGATATCGGCACATACAAAGTAATTGGACTACCAGACGGTCAAACGGATGTATATTGA